The Burkholderia cepacia genomic interval GAGCCGGCCAGCCCCTTGTTGCCGGTCAGCATCATTTGCAGGGGCTTCGTCATGTTGTCGACCATGTCGAACATGACGCGCAGTTTCAAGGTGTTGTCCATCGTCGATCGTTTCGCTCATTCGGCGCCGGCGCGCACTCGCGCGCGCTCGCGCCAGTCCATCAGCTCGGCCAGGCTGAAGGCGTCCATCACGGGCGGTGTCCAGCCGAACACCGCCGCGATGTCCGCCATCGGGTCTTCTATGCGGTCTGGGAGGCCAGTCGGGATTTCACGGCCTTCGGCATCAAAAAACCCGCGAAGATGCCCCCCAGTTGCACGAGGTCGGCGGGGTCGATGTTGGCGACGTCGGCTTCGGTCAGCATCGGCGAGCTGATGCGCGGCAGCACCTTCGACAGCGCGACGACGTCGAGGCTGACGAGGTCGGACAGCGATACGCCGCGCAGCTCGCCCGAATTCGGCTTGCGCAGCGTGATCGTCGTGATCGTCTGGCTGCCGCGCACGAGCGGCGTGTCGAGCGTGTGCGTTGCCGGATCGTCCTGCGCGGGCGCTGCCTCGGTGACGGCTGCAGCGGATGCGTCGGCCTGCAGGTCGGTCGCGGCTTGTTCGGATTGGGTCGGATACATGGTGGTCCTGGCGGTGATGAAGGAAATACAGCGGGCGGGCCCGGCCGGGGATGCCGGCCGGGCCGCGGCTTACAGGCCGATCGCGTTGCGCAGCGCCGAGAACAGGTCGGTGCCGTTGTACTTTTCGATCATGTTGATGAAGTCGATCTCGATCAGGTCCACGCCGTTGACGGACAGCTTGTAGTAGCTGGCGACGGTCGTGACCTTGAACGTGGTGTCGTCCTTCGGCTTCGCGGTGCCCATGTCGATTTCGCTGTGACGGCCCTTGATGACGATCTCGACCGCGTCGACGCTGGTCGAATCCGCGGCCTGGTAGCCGCCGGCGAAGCGCAGCAGCACGCCGTCGTGCTTCGTGATGCCGTACTGGCCGAGCACGGAGCGCATGAAGCCGCCGCAGGTCCATTCGAGCTGGATTCCTTCCTGCCCGAAGTCGACCTTGATCGGGCCGCTCATGCCGCCGCCCTGGTAGTCCTCCATCTTGCGCGTGAGCTTCGGCAGCGTGACTTCGACAACCTGGCCGACGAAGTTCTCGCCGTTCTGGAACAGGTTGAATCCCTTGAGTTTGCGAGGCATACCCATCGTGTTTGACTCCTGGTGAGGCCGACCGTTACGCGCTCACGCGCGCGGCGAAATCGGCGAGATAGCGGTCGGTGATGCGCTGGCGCAGCATCAGGTTTTCGAGCGGCGGCACCGGCGTGTACTCGTAGTCGAGATACGCCTTGCCGGACTTCAGCACGTCGGTCGTGTTCGGCTCCGGGTCGTACCAGGCCGAGCCGCCGATCAGGTAGCCCTGCGACGTCCATTCGCGGAACTTGCCGTTGATGGTCTCGATGATGTCGCGCGGCAGCGACGGATTGAGCGGGCCGTCGATGATGGCCATCTGCGCTTCGGCGATCGAATCTGCGATGACCTGCGCGGTGCGCGTGTAGTTCTCGAACGCGAACAGCGGATCGTCCGAGCACGTGCGCGAGCCCCAGAAGCGGAAGCCGTTGCGGTTCACGAGCGTCGTCACGTCCTGCTCGTTCAGGAAGCCGGCGTCGGTCGCCGGATCCTGCAGATCCCACGACACGTCTGCGCTGATGCCCGTGACGCCGTTCACGCCGACGTTCGACAGCGTCTTGTGCCAGCCCGTGTCGTTGT includes:
- a CDS encoding GpE family phage tail protein, whose amino-acid sequence is MADIAAVFGWTPPVMDAFSLAELMDWRERARVRAGAE
- a CDS encoding phage tail assembly protein; the encoded protein is MYPTQSEQAATDLQADASAAAVTEAAPAQDDPATHTLDTPLVRGSQTITTITLRKPNSGELRGVSLSDLVSLDVVALSKVLPRISSPMLTEADVANIDPADLVQLGGIFAGFLMPKAVKSRLASQTA
- a CDS encoding phage major tail tube protein: MGMPRKLKGFNLFQNGENFVGQVVEVTLPKLTRKMEDYQGGGMSGPIKVDFGQEGIQLEWTCGGFMRSVLGQYGITKHDGVLLRFAGGYQAADSTSVDAVEIVIKGRHSEIDMGTAKPKDDTTFKVTTVASYYKLSVNGVDLIEIDFINMIEKYNGTDLFSALRNAIGL